The genomic interval GATGGCGATCTTTTGCGCTTCGAGTCCCGGTCACGCGCAGCGCCGCGGGAGAGCGAGCGCGGTGCGCGTCGCGGTCGGCGAGACCGCCGGCTCGGAGGGTGACGCGCAGCAAGCGGCGGCCCTGGCCGGCGCGATCAGCGCCGCGCTCGACCACGCGCCCGACGTGCGGCTGACCTCGGCGCGGCGAGCCCAGCTCGTCGTCCGCGGCTCGGTGGTCCGGCTCGAGCGCACCCGCGTCGCCGAGGGCTTCGAGGTGCGCTGCGAGGTCTCGCTCATCGTGGCCGACGCGCGGGGCGGCTCCGTCCGCGCGATGCTGCGAGGGCGCGCCGGGGCGCGGGGCGGACAGGACGTCGCGCGGCTCCGCGCCAACGCGCTCCAGGCGGCGGTCCGAGGCGCGCTCCGGCCGCTCGGAGCCCACGGACGCGCCCTGGCGCGAGGCCACTGAGCTCGGAGATAGAGATATCGCCATACCCCTTGTGAGGCTGCTCACGAACCGGCATTCTGGGCTCATATCGAGCTTGGATGGAGGTTCTGATGAGAGCTTTGCTTGGATTGGGTGGTCTGTTCTTCATATCTCTATTCGTCGTCGGCTGTGACGGCGAGAGCACGCCGACGGACGGGTCGATGCCGCCGCGGGATGGCGGCGGCGACCTCGACGGCGGCGGCGCGGGCGACGGCGGCGGAGACCCCGACGGTGGGGGCGGCGCCGACGCGGGCGACGCGGGCGGCGGAGGTGACGGCGGGGTCGCGGTCTGCGGCGACAGGGTGATCACCGCGCCCGAGGAGTGCGACGACGGAAACACCGCGGCCGGCGACGGCTGCGACGACACCTGCCGCGTCGAGACGTCGATGACCTGCGGCGACGGCAACCTCGATCGAGGCGCCGGCGAGCAGTGCGACGACGGCAACACCGCCGACGGCGACGGATGCAGCGCGCGCTGCCTCATCGAGGCGCCTCCGTCCTGCGGCGACGGCATGCTGGACCTCGCCGACGGCGAGGAGTGCGACGACGGCAACACCGCGCCGGGCGACGGCTGCGACGGCAGCTGCCAGCTCGAGCCCATCGGCGCGTTCTGCGGCGACGGCATGCTCGACGCGGGCGAGGTGTGCGACGACGGCAACACCACCAACGGCGACGGATGCAACCCGACGTGCAATCTCACGGGCACGGTGACGACCTTCGTCGGCATGCCGGGCGTGGGCGGGCGCGTGGACGGGGTGGGCGCCGCGGCGCGCCTCCGCGGCGCGGGCACCGTCGCGACCGACGCCACGCACCTCTGGTTCGCGGAGAGCGGTGACCGCTCCACGCCGGGCGCGCTCCGGCGGATCGAGATCGCCACCGGCGACGTCGTCACCGTGGCGACCCTGGCCGGCCCCGCGGCCGAGGGCATCGCGACCGACGGCGCCGGGCGCGTGTGGGTGGCCGGCAACGACGGCGTCGGCCCCGCCATCTACGAGTTCGACA from Sandaracinaceae bacterium carries:
- a CDS encoding DUF4215 domain-containing protein, which produces MPPRDGGGDLDGGGAGDGGGDPDGGGGADAGDAGGGGDGGVAVCGDRVITAPEECDDGNTAAGDGCDDTCRVETSMTCGDGNLDRGAGEQCDDGNTADGDGCSARCLIEAPPSCGDGMLDLADGEECDDGNTAPGDGCDGSCQLEPIGAFCGDGMLDAGEVCDDGNTTNGDGCNPTCNLTGTVTTFVGMPGVGGRVDGVGAAARLRGAGTVATDATHLWFAESGDRSTPGALRRIEIATGDVVTVATLAGPAAEGIATDGAGRVWVAGNDGVGPAIYEFDTTGAPPFAGTRVAGSAPCGNRGCYADGALGAHTFGGVRGLTWYRGSLWIVDPAAGTIRTLDPAAGTVLTVAGGPFQNMIVDGAGSSARFESPRYIVSDNSGTLYISETNGNVIRALNATTTAVTTFAGVAGMAGHVDGVGAAARIHRPRGITADGASLYFVEFNRHTVRQGVFSTAEISTLAGPAAGTMTGSHMDGVGNAAQFNLPFSVAYHFPSRSLFVVDGGNNVIRRIQ